Genomic DNA from Clavibacter michiganensis:
CGTGATGAGCCAGGTGGTCGTGGTGATGTTCACGGGGGTCTCCGGTGATGAGGCCGACGGGAATCGGAACGGCTAGGTGGCGCGCGGACGCCCCCATGATCCCATGCAGGATCTCCCCATACCGGGGAAATGCCTGCGCCTACGCTCCGCGGATCGTGCGCCCCGCCGGGTCAGGTCAGGCTCGGCGCCTCGAACGGGTACGCGACGTAGGCGAACCGGCGCGAGTCGGGCGCCCAGCTCGTGACGTTGATGGTGCCCTGGCCGCCGGGGAACGCCGCGAGGTCGCGCGTGCGGTGGCTCTGCCGGTCGATGACGCGGAGGATCACGTCGTGGTCGGCCGGATGCCCGAGCGTGCCGGGCGGGAAGCTGAGGTAGACGATGTGCTCGCCGTCCGGTGACGGGTGCGGGAACCAGTTGACGCGCTCGTCGGCGGTGAACTGGTGCGTGTCGGAGCCGTCGATGCGCATCGTGAACAGCTGCGCGTGGCCCGGCAGGTCGGATCCGCGCTCGGAGTTGAAGTAGAGCCAGCCGCCGTCGGGCGAGAACTCGGCACCGTCGTCGGGGAAGCCGTCGTCGGTGAGCTGCGTCGTGGGGCCGCCGTCCACGGGCACGAGGTGGATGTTCGTGGTCCACTCGCCGCGCGCGTCGAGCTGGCCGCCGATGACGCTGAGCGTCGAGCCGTCGGGCGAGACGCCGTGCAGGTAGTTCTTGAAGCCGAGCGCCGGATCCCGGTCGGCCGTGATCCGCCGCCCCTCGCCGCCCGCGCCGTCGTTCCAGAGCACGCTGTACAGGTGGCCGTCGCGGCCGGAGACGTACACGTGCGCGCCGTCGGGCGAGAAGACGTGGTCGTTGTTGATGGGCGGCACGCCGCCGAGGTCGACCGCATGGAAGTCGACCGCGGGCTCGGGGAGGTCCGGATCCGGCTCCTCGGCGAGAGGCGCCGGCAGCCGCCAGAGCCCGCCCTCCGCGTTGACGACGAGCCAGCGTCCGTCGGGCGTCCAGTTCGGCGCCTCGATGTGCAGCACGGCCGACTCGGCGACCATGCGCTCGGCGCCCGTCTCCACGTCGACGACGAGGAGGCGGGCCAGCTGGCCGTCGCGCAGCGTCACGCGGTGGATCCGGCGGTGCCGTCGGCAGGGGCGGCTCCCTGCGCGTCGTCGCGGTTGTTGGCGAACGCCGAGTCGAAGAGGCTGTCCGGCGTCGGCCAGAGGAGGGAGCGCACCTGCGCGAGGGCGTCGGGGGCTCCGTGCATGCGGTCCATCCCCGCATCCTCCCACTCGACCGAGACGGGTCCGTCGTAGCCGATGCTGCGGAGCGCCCGGAAGGCGCGCTCGAAGGGCACGTCACCGTGGCCGACCGAGACGAAGTCCCAGCCGCGGCGCGGGTGGCCCCACGGGAGGTGGGAGCCGAGGCGGCCGCCGCGGCCGTCCGACGTGACCCGGGTGTCCTTGGCGTGCACGTGGTAGATCCGGTCGGCGAAGTCGAGGAGGAAGCCCACCGGGTCGATGCCCTGCCACATCATGTGGCTCGGATCCCAGTTGAGGCCGAAGCCCGGGCGGTGCCCGATGGCCTCGAGCGTGCGGCGGGTGGTCCAGTGGTCGTAGGCGATCTCGCTCGGGTGCACCTCGAGCGCGTACTGCACGCCCGCGTCGTCGAACACGTCGATGATCGGGTTCCAGCGGTCGGCGAAGTCCTGGTAGCCGGCGTCGATGACCGACTCGGGCACGGGCGGGAACATGGCGACGTACGGCCAGATGCGGGATCCGGTGAATCCGGTCACGCGCGTGACCCCGAGCCCCGCGGCCGCCTTCGCCGTCAGCTTCAGCTCCTGCGCCGCGCGCTGGCGCACGCCCTCGGCCTGGCCGTCGCCCCATACCTTGGAGCGCAGGATCGCCTGGTGCCGGAAGTCGATGGGGTCGTCGCACACGGCCTGGCCGGTGAGGTGCTGCGAGAGGGCGTGCACCTGGAGGCCGTGGCGCTCGAGGATCTCGAGGCGACCGCGGAGGTAGGCCGGGTCCTCGGCCGCGCGCCACACGTCGAGGTGCTCGGCGGAGCAGGCGATCTCGAGGGCGTCGAACCCCCAGCCGCTCGCGAGCCGGGCCACCTCCTCCAGCGGCAGGTCGGCCCACTGGCCGGTGAAGAGCGCTACGGGCGTGGTGATCTGGGGCATGGTTCCCTCTCGTCGACGGTGACGGTGCGGTGGCGCGGCCCGGTGACGGCGCGCGGGATCCACGCTACACACCGGGCCGCGCCCGCTCCCGGGTGGCCGTCAGCGAAAGTTCGCCGACTGGGTGCGCTGGTAGCCCGCGAGCGTGATGCCGCCGAGGAGCACCGCCCACGCCGCGAGGAGGATGAGCGGGATCCCCATCGCCGCCGTGTCCTGCCGGGCGGCGGCGCTCGTGAGCGTGCTCCACGCGCCGGTCGGCAGCAGCACCGTGAGCGACGCCCAGGGCGTGCCGCTCGTATCGCCGCCCGTGAACAGGCCGCCCGCGAAGGACAGCGGCAGGTACACGAGGTTGGCGAGGCCGAGCGCGCCGCGGGCGGGGAACCAGTAGCCCATCGCGAGGCCGAGCAGCGCCATCGGCACGGCGCCGGCCAGCACGGCGAGCGCGACGGCGCCGAGGGTGGCCGCGTCCACCCGGACGCCGCCCACGAGGATCCCGACCGCGACCACCGGGATCACGAACACGACGCCGAAGACGCACGCGACCGTGAGCTTGGCGGCGAGCCGGATCCACGCGGGCACCGGCGCCGTGAACAGCCACCGCTCCCACGGCGACTCCCGGGCCGACGCGACGCCGACGCCGAACTGGAACGTCACCGTGCCGAGCACCGAGAACAGCACGTAGCCGAGCAGGACGCTCAGCCGCGCGCTCGGCGGACCGCCCTGCGGCAGTCCGACGACCGCGTAGATGAGCACGGGGTACGCGAGGAGCGGGAGCACGAACGCCGGCATGCGCGCGTTCTGCGCGAGCTCGCTGACGACGTGGGCGCGGTAGATGGGGAACCGGCGGGCCGCGGTGGGGCGGACCGGGATCGGCGCGGCGGTCATCGGGCGCATCCCGCGCGATCCTCGGTGCGCGACGGATCGCCGGGGATGGCGTCCGCGCCACCTGCCAGCACGCGCTCCACGATCTCGCCGAGCCCCGGCTCCACGACCGTGAGGCGGGGCTGCGGCACGGCGGCGAGCACCAGCCCGGCGACGACGTCGGAGCGGTCGGTGTCGATGACCCACCGGATCCGCTCGAGGCCGCGGGGCTCCTCCCCCGCCTCGGGCACCGCGCCGGACGACCGCAGGCGCCGCGCCTCGGCGGCGTTCGCGTCGAATCCGACCCGCCGCACGCCGGCGAGACCCCGGAAGTCGGCGGCGGTCCAGTGGCCGACGACCCGCCCGTGGTCGAGGCAGACGACGGTGTCGGCGAGCGCCGCGACCTCCTCCATGTCGTGCGACGCGAGGAGCACGGTGCGCCCGGAGTCGCGCACCGCGACGATGGCGTCGCGCACGGCGGCCCGGCCCGGGATGTCGAGCGCCGCGGAGGGCTCGTCGAGCACCACCACGGGCGTCCCCGCGCCCACCACGCACGCGAGCGCGACCCGCCGTCGCTCGCCGCCGCTCAGACCCCCGGTCTGGCGCGACGCGAGGCGGTCGAGGTCGAACCGGTCGATCGCGGCGGCCGGCGTGAGCGCGGCGGCGTGCGGCACGAGGGCGAGCGCCAGCACCTCGCGCACCGTGAGGTACTCGGGGAACGCGAGCGCCTGCGGCATCACGGCCACCAGCGCCGCCGTGGGCCCGCCGCGCCGCACGTCGTGGCCGAGCACGCGCGCCCGGCCTGCGTCCGGGCGCCGGGTGGCGGTGAGCACGTCGATGGCCGTGGTCTTGCCGGATCCGTTCGGCCCGAGCAGCGCGTGCACGAGCCCCGGCGCGAGGGAGAACGTCGCGGCATCGAGGGCGCGCGTGCGCCCGAAGGTGCGGGTGATCCCGTCGAGCTCCACCGCGTCAGTCATGGGATGCCTCCTCCTCGGCGAAGCGCCGCGCACCGGGCTCCGCACCGCCGAACGAGATCGCGTAGAGGGACGATTGCGTCACCCCGTCGAGCCCGAGCACCGCGTCGAGCTCGTGGTCGACGAACCCGACCCAGCCCAGCACCGGCAGCCCCAGCGCGGTCGCGACCAGGAGCGCGTTCTGCCCCACGTGCCCCGCCTCGAGCAGCGTGAGCCGGTAGCCGCGGAGCCCGTACTTGCAGCGCGAGCGCTCGAAGCTGCCCGTGATGACGATGGTGACCGCCGCCGTCTCCGGGATCGGCGCCATGAGCGACGGCGCGGCGCGACGGAAGCGCGCGAGCCGCCCGTCCCGGTCGAGCCCGGACACGTCGACGAGCGTCTCCTCCAGCGGGTCGAGCTGGTGGATCCCCGGCGCCAGCCCCACCACCGACCGCGCGACCACGTGCAGGTCGAGCGGGTACAGCCCGCCGCCCGAGGGCACGAAGCGCCCCGGCGTGCCGTCGCCGCGCGGTCCGTAGGCGAGGCGCAGCACCGTGGAGAGCTCGGCCAGCTCGACCGGCCGCCCGAGCGTGCGCGGCTCGGCCGACCGGCGCGCCGCCAGCGTCGCGCCCAGCTCGTGCCGCAGCGGGAGCGCGCTCGGGAGCGGCAGCGCCGGGAGGAGCCGCGGCGCGGAGGTGGCCCCGCCCGGCCCGGCGTCCGTGACGCCCTGCGCCTCCTGCGCCATCTGGTGGGCGTACCGCACGTCGGTCCAGCCGGGGTGGGTGATCCGCGTGATCTTCGACGCCTCGTGGAAGTCCTCGGCGGGGTCGCCCGCGGGCCGGTCGACGGCGCCCCCGACGCTGAAGATCGGCCCGACGCTCCCGAGGGAGCGGGCGGACGCGGGTGCGCCGGGATCCGCCCCCGCGGACGGACCCGTCGGGGCCTCCGCCCGGTCGGGGGCGGAGTCGGTCTCGATGGTGCTCATGGGATCCTCCTGGTGCGGCGGGCAGTGGGACGGCGGCGGGGACGCGGACGGGCGGCGCCGGCCGTCACGGGAACGGGTGCGGGACGGCGACGAGGTCGGCGGGCCCGTCGATCGCGGGCCCGTCGCGCCACCGCCGGTAGAGGCGCGGGTGCCCGAGGAACCGGGCGGCGTGCACCACGTCGAGCGCCACGAGGTCGGGGCTGAGCGCGCGCACCACGTGGAAGCCGGCCGCGCGCACCTCGGGCGCCGTGATGTCGGCGAGCAGCACCTCGATGCCCTCCCGGTCGAGCCCGGCGACGACCTCCGCCCAGCTGGCCGGGCCGCCGACGGCCGCGATGCGCTCGTCCGAGGCGTCGAGCGCGGCCGTGAGGGGGCGCGCCGACGGGCGGCAGTGCAGCCGGATGTGGTCCTCGAACTCGACCACGTCGGCGGGGTCGATCGTCGGCTCCGCGAGCAGCCGCAGGCACCAGTTGTGCGTGTGCAGCGCCTCGCGGAGCGCGTTGAGGATCGCCCGGTCGAGCCGGAAGTCGGCGGCGCAGCCCACCGCGACGCCGATGCGGTCGCTGCGCATGACCGCGAGCAGCACGGGCACGTCGGCCGCCGCGTCCAGCACGCGCACCGAGAACGACGCCCCGAACCGGCCGCACAGCTCCTCCAGGCGCTCGAGCTCGCGGAGCGTCGCGGCGGCCAGCCGGGGACTGCCGCGCCAGTCGAAGGCCGGGGGCGTGGATCCGCGCAGCCACATGCGCTGGAACGCATCGCGCTCGATGAGCTCCAGCACGGCGCGGCCCGCGGCGAACCCGAAGTGCGGCCCCGCCGCGACGCCGGACGAGGTGGCCGGCTCCACATGCGGCTCCCGGTGCCCGTCGGCCCGGTGCGGGTCGTCGAACACCACGAGCTGCGCGGGCACGTGCACCGCGTCGCCCCGGTGCAGGGACCGCGCCGGCATCCAGGTGAGGAGGTCGCCCGGCTGGGCGCGCTCGTAGTGGAAGGCCGGATCCTCGCGCTGCGTCGGGTGGAAGCGCTGGAACGCGTCCGGCCCCACCTGGCGGGCGTCGGCGCCGAGTGGCGCACGGAATCCGCCGGGCGCGCCCGCGAGCGACATGCGCTCGACCGCCTCGCCGATGCAGGAGCGGCGCGCCTCCATCCGGGACCCGCCCGGCCCCATGCTGAAGCGCTCGGACTCCGTGCCGGTGAGGAACCCCGTGTCCGCGGAGCGGCCCGAGTAGAGCGCGTCCGGGATGGCGTCGGGCGTGAAGGCCATGGGATGCGCGTGCTCCACGAGCCCCGTGTACGGGCTGACGACGCCCGCGCCGCCGCGGCTCATGCCCGCCACGGCGAGGCCACGCCGGCGTAGGGGCGCGGACCGCACGTGCCGCAGCGCGCCACGCGGAACACGGCGTGCGCCTCCGCCTCCATGACCTTCGGCTCGATGACGAGCACGGTGCTGGCGACGAGCCAGTCGTGGGCGTAAATCCACCGTGCGGCGTAGCGCGCGGCGAACCCGGCCGTGATGGCGTCGAGGCTCGGGTCGCGCGACACCACGGCGACCGCGTCGGCCGCCGCGGCGTGGTCCGCGGCGAACGGCGTGGTCGACGCCCAGCGCAGCGCGACGCATTCGAGGCACGGCCCCTCGCCGGGGACGACGACCGGCCCGACGAGCTGGAACCGGCCGTCGAACGGGTGCACGGGGAGCCACGAACGCCCGGCGGCGTGCATGCGCGCCCCCACATCGCGGAGGACGCGCCGGGAGCCGACCGCGATGACCAGGTCGGCGTCGTCCTCGTCGCCGAGCTCGGCCGAGGGGAGCGCCTCCGCGAGGCCCGTGAGCAGCGACGGGATCATGTCGCCCACGAGCGCCACCCGCGCGGGCGACGCCGGGTCGCGGACGGGCCCGAGCGCGGTGCGGTCGCCGCCGTTGCGCCGCGCCTCGTCGAGCACGTGCGCGAGCTCGTCGGGGACGGATCCCGCGGAGCCCGTCGGCGCGCCGACCACGACGTCGCGCAGCACGAGCTCGTCGACGAGGTGCGCCACGGCGGGGGCGTGCGCGGCGAACGCCCGGTCGAGGTCCGCGCGGGTGAAGGGGCGGGAGAGGAGGCGCGACACCGCGGAGACGGCATCGCCCGAGGGCAGCTGCAGGGAGACCAGCTCGCGACCGCCGAGGAGGTGGAGGGTGTCCTCCACCTCCCCGACGGCGTAGCGGGGACTCACCGAGTACGTGGTCGACGAATCCATGCGGAGGCGATCAGCGCTGCTGCTGCCGGCCGTTGCCGCTCGACGAGCACGTCGTGCTGCAGCACAGGGTGACATCGCCCATCACGAGCTCCTCCTCCGCGCCGCGGTGCGTGATGGTGAAGCCGAAGGCCTCCGCCAGCAGCGCGTCGGACGCGTCGTCGCCTCCGGACGCGGGGGCGACCCCGGTCGCGGTGGTGCGCAGCGGGGCCGTGGCCGCCGTCTCCATGAGCAGTGACATTGCCGTTCCTTCCTCTGGGTGGGTGGGACGACGCCTTTCTAGCACGATCTTCCGTGCCCGGGGCAGATGCGCATCACCTGTTGACAACGCGTGCTCGGGACGGCACGATCCGCCCGCGTCGAGGCGGCCCGTGCCAGATCCGACGCGTACCCTGGAGCCCGTGACGGACGAGATGCTGGCCTTCCCCTGGGAGGACGACCTCGCCCCCGCGGCCCCCGCGCCGCCTCCTCCCCCGCCGCACCTGACGCGCATCGTCGCCCACTCGTCGGATCGCGTCGCGTGGCTCCGCGCCCGCAGCTTCGGCATCACCGCGACCGACGTCGCGCGCCTCGCGACCGACGCGTCGCTGCAGGCCGTCGCGCTCGAGAAGCTCTACGGATCCGGCTTCGGCGGCAACCGCTACACCGACCACGGCCGGGAGCGCGAGCCCGAGATCGCCCGCTGGGTCGAGGCCGAGCACGGCATCGTCCCGAGCGCGCACCTGTTCCACGCGGAGGGGCAGCGCCGCCACCTCGCCACCCCCGACGGCGTGGGCCTGCGCGCCGACGGGCGGCTCGAGCTCGCGGAGATCAAGACGACCGCGAAGCCGTGGCGCAGCATCCCCCGCAACTACCTGCGGCAGATCTGGTGGCAGCAGTACGTGCTCGGCGCCGAGCGCTCCCTCATCGTGTGGGAGCAGCACGTGGACTTCGTGCCCGTGCACGACATCCCGAAGTGGAAGTGGATCGACCGCGACGAGGCCGAGATCGCCGCGCTCGTGGCGCGCGCGAACGACCTCATCGCGCTCATCGTGCGGATGGCGAACGCGCCGGCGGGAGCCCGCGGCCTGGCCTGAGCCGCGCCGGCCGCACTGCCCGGCCCGATGCGAGGGCGCCGCGCGCGGCCCCCCGCCATCGACGAGTGCCCTCGGCATTCTTCTCGCCCGGGGAACACCGCGGAAACACGCCCGACTCACGCGGCGACTTCACTGGACGAGCGGGGGCCGGGTGGGATCCACCATGCCGCTTCGTTCCGAGGAGGGGTCGCACGATGAGCCAGGTCATCCAGTCCAGAGCCGGCGTCGCCGCGGAGGCCGAGCGGGATCGGGCGGCCGCCGCCATCGCCCTCGCGCCCCACGGGGAGACCATGCGCGCGGTCGTCGTCACGGAGACCGGCGGGCCCGACGTGCTCCACGTCGCCGACGTCCCGGTGCCGCACCGCCTCGACTCGGAGGTGCTCGTGAAGGTCGTCGCCGCGGGCGTCAACCCCATCGACCTGCGGCTGCGCGCGGGCGAGCCCGGCGGCCCGACGCTCGCCAGTCTTCCCGCGGTGCTCGGCCGCGACTTCAGCGGCGTCGTCGTCGAGTCGCCCTACGAGGACCACGCGCTGCATCCGGGCGACGAGGTGTTCGGCCTCGCGATGGTGCCGCGGATGCCCGGCAGCTACGCCCCCTACATCGCCGTCCCCAGCGTCAGCCTCGCCCGGAAGCCCGCCCGGCTCTCGCACGTCGAGGCCGCGGCGACGCCGGTGAGCGCCCTCACGGCGTGGGGCATGGTCGTCGACATCGGCCGGGCGCACGAGGGCCAGGTCGTCCTGATCCACGCGGGGGCCGGCGGCGTCGGCCACTTCGCGGTGCAGTTCGCGCGCCACTTCGGCGCGCGGGTCGTCGCGACGGGATCGCCCCGCAACGTGGACTGGCTGGCGGAGCTCGGCGCCGACGAGGTCATCGACCGCACGCAGGTGCGCTTCGAGGACGTGCTCGCCGACGTGGACGTGGTGATCGACCTGGTCGGCAACTGCACCGACGACACCGGCACCCGCTCGCTGCAGGTCCTCCGCCGCGGCGGCCTCCTGGTCAGCGCGCCGGTGCGCGGCTGGCCGACGCTCGTGCAGGACGCCGCGGCGGTCGGCGTGCGCGCCACCCACTACGAGGTCGCGCCCGACGGGCAGAAGCTCGCGGTGATCTCCCGGCTCCTGGAGTCGGGCGACATCAAGGTCTACGTCGACGAGGTCTTCGACCTGGAGGACGCCGCCGAGGCGCACCGCCACATGGAGAGCGGGCACGCCCGGGGCAAGGTCGTGCTGAACGTGGCGCGGGGCTGACCTGCGCCAGCCCCGCGCGCCCGCGCTCATCCGCCCAGCGCCACCCGCAGCGCGTCGACGATCCGGGTCCCGCGGTCGTCGTCGGCCTCCATCCGGTTGGTGAGGAACGCGAAGCCGACCCGGTGCTCGACGTCGGCGAACGCGACCTGGCCGCCGGCGCCGTCGTGGCCGAGGCTGCCGGATCCGAGGTAGAGGCGCGCGGCCGAGTCGAGCTGGAAGCCCATGCCCCAGCGCGGCCACGGCGCCGGCACGTCGAACGCGGGCGGCTCGTCGCCGCCGGAGACGGGACGGGTGGCGAGGCGGATCGTGTCGTCGTCGAGCAGCCGCACGCCCGCGGTCTCCACGACCACGGCCGACCAGACGGCGGCGAGCGCGTGGGCGGTGCCGATCCCCCCGGCGCCCGGGATCTCCGCGGCCTGGACGTCCGCGCGGGAGAAGCCCGCGTCGTCGCCCACGAGCTCCAGGGGCAGCGCGCCGCCGAGGGTGAGCGCCCGCAGCGGCAGGTCGGATCCGCCGGCCGCCACCTCCGCCCGCTGCCGGGAGGTGAGCTGCCGCAGCGTCGTGCCCACGTGCATGCGCGCGACGCGGTCGCCGACCTCGGGCGGGATACCGATCCAGGCGTCCACGCCCAGCGGCCCGGTCGCGAGCTCCCGGAACGACGCGCCCGGCATCAGGCCGGTGACCCTCCGCACGATCTCGCCCGTCAGCCAGCCGTGCGTGATGGCGTGGTAGGCCCAGGCGGTGCCGGGGTCCCACCGCGGCTCCTCCGCCGCGACGAGCGCGGTCGCGCGATCCCAGTCGACGAGGTCGGCGAGCGTCCAGTCCCCGCGCGGCGCGGCGAGCCCGGCCCGGTGCGCGAGCGCGTCCGCGACCCGGGTGCCCGCCTTGCCCGCCTGCGCGTACTCCGGCCACAGCTCGGCGAGCGGCTGGTCGTAGCGGAGCCGCCCCTCCTGCACGAGGCGCGCGACCAGGATCGACATGACCCCCTTGGTCGCGGAGAACAGCACGCTCGGGGTGTCGAGCCCCCACGCGCGGCCGGTCACATCGTCGGCGACGCCGCCCGCGAGGTCCACCACCACGTCGCCGCGGTGCCGGATGGAGAGGGCGGCGCCCGTGCCGACGTCGGACGCGACAGCGTCCGCGAAGGCCCGCCGCACGCCCTCGAAACCGGGCGCGACCCAGCCGACCACGCCGTCGACGCGCGTCCCCGGGTCCGCGGTGCTCACGACGCGGACCCGGCGGGCGTCGCGACCAGGTGCCCGGCCGCGTCCCAGCGCACGGGCACCGGATCCGGTATGCGGCCGACGAACGCGCCGTCAGCGCCGGCGTCCTCGAAGCCGAGGAGCGCCGGGCCCGACGGCGTCCGCACGATGCGCGCGGCGTACAGCCCCGCGCCGTGCAGGAGCCGGGCGCGCCCGATGTCGACGGGACGGCCGAACGGCTGGTCGTCGTCGAGCGGCAGCGCGAAGACTCCGCCCTCCTGCCCGGCGCGCGCACCCGCGAGGTCGGATCCCGCGCACGAGAACACGAGCACCCGGCGGCCGTCCACCTCCGCGACCTGCAGCACCTCGAGGTGCGCGAACCCGGCGCCGGGCGCGCTGAGCGGCGCCGCGGCGGTCCACGTCACGAGGTCGCGCGAGACGGCGTGCCCCACGACGCCGCGGTCGAGCGGATCCGCCCCCGCACCCGGCGCGGCGGCCCGCGACCGCGCCGTGACGAGCATGCGCCAGCCGTCGCCCGCGGGGTCCGGCTCGATCCACGGATCCCGCCACGCCTCCTCGCGCCACGTGCCGTCGGCGAGCGTCTCGTACCAGCGCGGGTCGGCCGACAGCGCGGACACGCTCGCCTTCTCCCACCGGTGCAGGTCGGTCGAGGTCGCCTGCAGCACGGTCTCCACGTTCACGCCGGCGTCGTCCCGGAGGAAGACCGAGCCCGTGTACGCCATGCGCCAGAGGCCCGACGGGTCGCGCACGACGCTCCCCGTCCACGTCGCGGACGCGTCCGGCGACCCGACCTGCCCGTGCTCGAGCACGACGCCGTGGTCGGTCCACGTGACGAGGTCGGTCGAGGTCGCGTGGCCCACGGCGGCGTTCCGGTGCCGGAGGTCCGGATCCCCGAGCGCGGTCGGCGCGTGCAGGTAGAAGAGGTGCGTCGTGTCGCCGTCGACGGCGATCCACGAGTCCCAGACCCAGAGCCCGGGCAGCGCGAACGCCATCAGCCCTTCACCGCGCCCTGCAGCAGGGCCGCGATGAACTGCCGCTGGAAGATGACGTACACGATCACCGTGGGCAGCATCACGATGAGCGACGCCGCGAACAGCAGCGGCAGCGCGTCGATGTACTG
This window encodes:
- a CDS encoding PD40 domain-containing protein — its product is MTLRDGQLARLLVVDVETGAERMVAESAVLHIEAPNWTPDGRWLVVNAEGGLWRLPAPLAEEPDPDLPEPAVDFHAVDLGGVPPINNDHVFSPDGAHVYVSGRDGHLYSVLWNDGAGGEGRRITADRDPALGFKNYLHGVSPDGSTLSVIGGQLDARGEWTTNIHLVPVDGGPTTQLTDDGFPDDGAEFSPDGGWLYFNSERGSDLPGHAQLFTMRIDGSDTHQFTADERVNWFPHPSPDGEHIVYLSFPPGTLGHPADHDVILRVIDRQSHRTRDLAAFPGGQGTINVTSWAPDSRRFAYVAYPFEAPSLT
- a CDS encoding sugar phosphate isomerase/epimerase family protein; its protein translation is MPQITTPVALFTGQWADLPLEEVARLASGWGFDALEIACSAEHLDVWRAAEDPAYLRGRLEILERHGLQVHALSQHLTGQAVCDDPIDFRHQAILRSKVWGDGQAEGVRQRAAQELKLTAKAAAGLGVTRVTGFTGSRIWPYVAMFPPVPESVIDAGYQDFADRWNPIIDVFDDAGVQYALEVHPSEIAYDHWTTRRTLEAIGHRPGFGLNWDPSHMMWQGIDPVGFLLDFADRIYHVHAKDTRVTSDGRGGRLGSHLPWGHPRRGWDFVSVGHGDVPFERAFRALRSIGYDGPVSVEWEDAGMDRMHGAPDALAQVRSLLWPTPDSLFDSAFANNRDDAQGAAPADGTAGSTA
- a CDS encoding ABC transporter permease, with the translated sequence MRPMTAAPIPVRPTAARRFPIYRAHVVSELAQNARMPAFVLPLLAYPVLIYAVVGLPQGGPPSARLSVLLGYVLFSVLGTVTFQFGVGVASARESPWERWLFTAPVPAWIRLAAKLTVACVFGVVFVIPVVAVGILVGGVRVDAATLGAVALAVLAGAVPMALLGLAMGYWFPARGALGLANLVYLPLSFAGGLFTGGDTSGTPWASLTVLLPTGAWSTLTSAAARQDTAAMGIPLILLAAWAVLLGGITLAGYQRTQSANFR
- a CDS encoding ABC transporter ATP-binding protein, translated to MTDAVELDGITRTFGRTRALDAATFSLAPGLVHALLGPNGSGKTTAIDVLTATRRPDAGRARVLGHDVRRGGPTAALVAVMPQALAFPEYLTVREVLALALVPHAAALTPAAAIDRFDLDRLASRQTGGLSGGERRRVALACVVGAGTPVVVLDEPSAALDIPGRAAVRDAIVAVRDSGRTVLLASHDMEEVAALADTVVCLDHGRVVGHWTAADFRGLAGVRRVGFDANAAEARRLRSSGAVPEAGEEPRGLERIRWVIDTDRSDVVAGLVLAAVPQPRLTVVEPGLGEIVERVLAGGADAIPGDPSRTEDRAGCAR
- a CDS encoding SagB/ThcOx family dehydrogenase, which gives rise to MSTIETDSAPDRAEAPTGPSAGADPGAPASARSLGSVGPIFSVGGAVDRPAGDPAEDFHEASKITRITHPGWTDVRYAHQMAQEAQGVTDAGPGGATSAPRLLPALPLPSALPLRHELGATLAARRSAEPRTLGRPVELAELSTVLRLAYGPRGDGTPGRFVPSGGGLYPLDLHVVARSVVGLAPGIHQLDPLEETLVDVSGLDRDGRLARFRRAAPSLMAPIPETAAVTIVITGSFERSRCKYGLRGYRLTLLEAGHVGQNALLVATALGLPVLGWVGFVDHELDAVLGLDGVTQSSLYAISFGGAEPGARRFAEEEASHD
- a CDS encoding YcaO-like family protein, with the translated sequence MSRGGAGVVSPYTGLVEHAHPMAFTPDAIPDALYSGRSADTGFLTGTESERFSMGPGGSRMEARRSCIGEAVERMSLAGAPGGFRAPLGADARQVGPDAFQRFHPTQREDPAFHYERAQPGDLLTWMPARSLHRGDAVHVPAQLVVFDDPHRADGHREPHVEPATSSGVAAGPHFGFAAGRAVLELIERDAFQRMWLRGSTPPAFDWRGSPRLAAATLRELERLEELCGRFGASFSVRVLDAAADVPVLLAVMRSDRIGVAVGCAADFRLDRAILNALREALHTHNWCLRLLAEPTIDPADVVEFEDHIRLHCRPSARPLTAALDASDERIAAVGGPASWAEVVAGLDREGIEVLLADITAPEVRAAGFHVVRALSPDLVALDVVHAARFLGHPRLYRRWRDGPAIDGPADLVAVPHPFP
- a CDS encoding TOMM precursor leader peptide-binding protein, whose product is MDSSTTYSVSPRYAVGEVEDTLHLLGGRELVSLQLPSGDAVSAVSRLLSRPFTRADLDRAFAAHAPAVAHLVDELVLRDVVVGAPTGSAGSVPDELAHVLDEARRNGGDRTALGPVRDPASPARVALVGDMIPSLLTGLAEALPSAELGDEDDADLVIAVGSRRVLRDVGARMHAAGRSWLPVHPFDGRFQLVGPVVVPGEGPCLECVALRWASTTPFAADHAAAADAVAVVSRDPSLDAITAGFAARYAARWIYAHDWLVASTVLVIEPKVMEAEAHAVFRVARCGTCGPRPYAGVASPWRA
- a CDS encoding YqaJ viral recombinase family protein, whose protein sequence is MLAFPWEDDLAPAAPAPPPPPPHLTRIVAHSSDRVAWLRARSFGITATDVARLATDASLQAVALEKLYGSGFGGNRYTDHGREREPEIARWVEAEHGIVPSAHLFHAEGQRRHLATPDGVGLRADGRLELAEIKTTAKPWRSIPRNYLRQIWWQQYVLGAERSLIVWEQHVDFVPVHDIPKWKWIDRDEAEIAALVARANDLIALIVRMANAPAGARGLA
- a CDS encoding NADP-dependent oxidoreductase, whose amino-acid sequence is MRAVVVTETGGPDVLHVADVPVPHRLDSEVLVKVVAAGVNPIDLRLRAGEPGGPTLASLPAVLGRDFSGVVVESPYEDHALHPGDEVFGLAMVPRMPGSYAPYIAVPSVSLARKPARLSHVEAAATPVSALTAWGMVVDIGRAHEGQVVLIHAGAGGVGHFAVQFARHFGARVVATGSPRNVDWLAELGADEVIDRTQVRFEDVLADVDVVIDLVGNCTDDTGTRSLQVLRRGGLLVSAPVRGWPTLVQDAAAVGVRATHYEVAPDGQKLAVISRLLESGDIKVYVDEVFDLEDAAEAHRHMESGHARGKVVLNVARG
- a CDS encoding serine hydrolase domain-containing protein; this encodes MSTADPGTRVDGVVGWVAPGFEGVRRAFADAVASDVGTGAALSIRHRGDVVVDLAGGVADDVTGRAWGLDTPSVLFSATKGVMSILVARLVQEGRLRYDQPLAELWPEYAQAGKAGTRVADALAHRAGLAAPRGDWTLADLVDWDRATALVAAEEPRWDPGTAWAYHAITHGWLTGEIVRRVTGLMPGASFRELATGPLGVDAWIGIPPEVGDRVARMHVGTTLRQLTSRQRAEVAAGGSDLPLRALTLGGALPLELVGDDAGFSRADVQAAEIPGAGGIGTAHALAAVWSAVVVETAGVRLLDDDTIRLATRPVSGGDEPPAFDVPAPWPRWGMGFQLDSAARLYLGSGSLGHDGAGGQVAFADVEHRVGFAFLTNRMEADDDRGTRIVDALRVALGG